In Cervus elaphus chromosome 7, mCerEla1.1, whole genome shotgun sequence, the following proteins share a genomic window:
- the MDC1 gene encoding mediator of DNA damage checkpoint protein 1 isoform X5, translated as MEIMEDTQVLNWEVEEEEQVEESPTESVGYSLEPLGQLHIFSSSYGPEKDFPLYLGKNMIGRMPDCSVALPFSSISKQHAVIEISAWDKAPVLRDCGSLNGTQILRPPKVLGPGVSHRLRDRELILFADLPCQYHRLDVPRPFVSRGPLTVEETPRIQGGTQTPRLLLAEDSEEEADSLLHKCVVKRARTSLATVVPESDEEGPSPAPDGPGPPSAFNLNSDTDEEESQESGAGDASSAARRGTTAETEQPEPVTAEVQIEKDQCSVKERNRDTEIKRDVRTGVVPIGVILERSQPSGEGSDTDLSDESGPPRRLAGVRPKRACNFIDSDTDGEDEGIPATPAVVPMKERQTFHEAGTQSPQAPGVARRQESPADGDTDIEEGEAPPDRSQASMVIDSNTDDEEEVSAALTLARLRESQAGKWNRDPDAEEDRAQPVALLERSQASAGGDSDTDVEEEGLPVERRGMVPKGHMDREYSKKSQHPPRDSDTEGKEDESSPGVYLERSQASAQVEDKVSLGPAVALPEKRQVRGIVWTHHTDAEAEGGPAQLPVLQSLEEAQLPLAGDCEPDAENTSSAAAGVRKSQLPVEKDAGTTWAAAVPEQDRALATRTQGGSSTAPGEQDLLPASRENLADLVVDTGTPGEPPPQREGAQPTTGREREAHGNRATDSGENLHDSEDLDLPATQCFVDKENQSLEAVPSMEDEPTQAFLFPLPQEPGPSCCSFQATGSLDEAWEVLATQPFCPRESEASETQTAVTLLDTPASCPHPSRTAQQEQHPESPVHTEPLGMEGRGMQTLEKDMGTPRETAERVIPEGGSLQKETKKLPSEGEREDAMGEEELIGAIQDREQNQVLARDTQSQESDKKVESASTGRGMETVKVEIETPKETQEREREKQTLAGEIFESEAGKLVAERESEAGGLEVKGPQELLDRGPQRGETEAGGQDQKGQASGPPPEPGAGAGDLQGLASDLVASGSQAGGGRGAPGSPRRQQRGDLNCEMPPAEKASRGDQESPKACLPPAAPEASAPLPNSLISQIQKHPAPQSLLFPSPAPLELPIPRTRQNESQEAPETPFSSELNSVHPEPKVRPQGSSPVSSLPLEPHPTTPTGQPIALEPTSGVSQSRTHSSFDVTASSVVPTALALQPSTSTDQPVTPKPTLRAPRGRAHRSSVKTPEPNVPTDQPVAPELTAKATRGRAQRSSAKTPEPIVPTASELQPAAPKDQPVAPELTSRATRGRTQRSSIKTSKPDTSTTPEPQPSTSTDQPVTPKPTSRASRGRTLKSSAKTPEPVVSTASELQPAALTDQPVTPELTSRATRGRTQRSSVKTPDPVTTTTPELQPSTSTDQLVTPKPTSRAPRGRTRKSSAKTPEPVVPTASELQPSAPADQPVGPWTTQCRRHRSSVKTPEPVVPTVPEPHSSTSKDQSVVLEPTSQATQSQTHRSSVKTSQPTEPTAPDLKPSSPTDEPVTPKVIAQGGPSRTRRSSTASAVLVPTTPEFQSPVPSEQPLPPDPIPEVNCSRRPRATRKQGSPTAHVHEPCTTPPEPSSRSSRNQRRGAVKAAKPLSTIPEPAFAQLPEAPPHTPQMPEEEAADGSGFTPEPQPKASQNRKRPSATAHSPPLQKRLQRGKVPQKAASLKEEEENPAARPRKEEGVVIPGPGKRKREQTEEESQGRLSRSLRRTKPIQESTAPKVLFTGVVDARGERTVLALGGSLASSVAEASHLVTDRIRRTVKFLCALGRGIPILSLAWLHESRKAGCFLPPDEYLVTDPEQEKNFGFSLREALSRARERRLLEGYEIHVTPGVQPPPPQMGEIITCCGGTILASMPRSYKPQRVVITCSQDFPRCAIPYRVGLPILSPEFLLTGVLKQEVKPEAFAFSTVEMSST; from the exons ATGGAG atCATGGAAGACACCCAGGTTTTAAACTGGGAAGTTGAAGAAGAGGAGCAGGTTGAAGAGAGCCCCACTGAATCTGTGGGGTATAGCTTGGAGCCCCTAGGGCAGCTGCATATCTTCAGTAGTTCCTATGGACCGGAAAAAG ACTTCCCACTCTACCTCGGGAAGAACATGATAGGCCGAATGCCTGATTGCTCTGTGGCCCTGCCCTTTTCATCCATCTCCAAACAACATGCAGTGATTGAAATCTCTGCCTGGGACAAGGCGCCTGTTCTCCGGGATTGTGGGAGCCTCAATGGCACTCAAATCCTGCGGCCTCCTAAGGTCCTGGGCCCTGGGGTGAGTCATCGTTTGCGGGACCGGGAGTTGATTCTCTTTGCTGACTTGCCCTGCCAGTACCATCGCTTGGATGTCCCCCGGCCTTTTGTCTCCCGGGGCCCTCTAACTGTAGAGGAGACACCCAGGATACAGGGAGGAACTCAAACCCCCAGGCTTCTGTTGGCTGAGGACTCAGAGGAAGAAGCAG ATTCCCTTTTGCACAAGTGTGTGGTGAAAAGAGCAAGGACCTCTTTGGCAACAGTCGTTCCAGAGAG TGATGAAGAAGGGCCTTCCCCTGCCCCAGATGGGCCTGGGCCACCTTCTGCCTTCAACTTGAACAGCGACACAGATGAGGAAGAAAGTCAGGAATCAGGAGCAGGAGATGCCTCTTCAGCTGCCAGAAGAGGTACCACTGCAGAGACAGAACAGCCTGAACCTGTCACAGCCGAAGTCCAGATTGAGAAGGATCAGTGTTCTGTGAAGGAGAGGAACAGGGACACAGAAATCAAGAGGGATGTGAGGACTGGGGTTGTTCCGATTGGAGTGATTCTGGAGAGGAGCCAGCCTTCTGGGGAGGGCAGTGACACAGATctaagtgatgagagtgggcctCCAAGAAGGCTTGCTGGGGTCCGTCCGAAAAGGGCCTGTAACTTCATAGACAGTGATACCGATGGGGAGGATGAGGGGATCCCTGCTACCCCAGCAGTGGTTCCCATGAAGGAGAGGCAGACCTTCCACGAAGCTGGTACACAGAGCCCCCAGGCACCTGGTGTGGCACGTCGGCAGGAGAGCCCAGCTGATGGTGATACAGATATAGAGGAGGGGGAGGCCCCCCCGGACAGAAGCCAAGCCTCCATGGTGATCGACAGCAATACAGACGATGAGGAGGAAGTCTCGGCAGCACTGACATTGGCACGTCTAAGAGAGAGCCAGGCTGGTAAGTGGAACCGAGATCCAGATGCAGAAGAGGACAGGGCTCAACCAGTGGCCCTTCTGGAGCGAAGCCAGGCCTCTGCTGGGGGAGACAGTGACACAGATGTGGAGGAAGAGGGGCTCCCAGTGGAAAGGAGGGGAATGGTTCCCAAGGGTCACATGGACAGGGAATATTCAAAAAAGAGCCAGCATCCTCCCAGGGACAGTGATACAGAGGGGAAGGAAGATGAGAGCTCACCGGGGGTCTACCTGGAGAGAAGCCAGGCCTCTGCACAAGTGGAGGACAAGGTCTCACTGGGGCCAGCTGTTGCACTTCCGGAGAAGCGTCAGGTACGAGGCATAGTGTGGACACATCACACCGATGCGGAGGCAGAAGGGGGCCCGGCACAGCTGCCTGTGCTGCAAAGCCTAGAGGAAGCCCAGCTTCCTCTAGCTGGGGACTGTGAACCAGACGCGGAGAACACATCCTCAGCAGCGGCAGGTGTCAGAAAGAGCCAGCTTCCGGTGGAAAAAGATGCTGGGACCACGTGGGCCGCAGCCGTTCCTGAACAGGACAGAGCACTTGCCACCAGGACCCAGGGTGGGTCATCCACAGCACCAGGGGAGCAGGACCTTCTCCCGGCCTCAAGGGAAAACCTGGCAGATCTGGTGGTGGACACAGGCACTCCAGGGGAGCCCCCACCGCAGAGAGAGGGGGCCCAGCCCACCacaggaagggagagagaagcaCATGGGAATAGGGCCACAGACTCTGGAGAGAACCTCCACG ATTCTGAAGATCTGGACCTACCAGCTACCCAGTGCTTTGTAGACAAAGAGAATCAGAGCCTGGAAG CAGTCCCCAGCATGGAGGATGAGCCCACCCAGGCCTTCCTATTTCCTCTGCCCCAAGAGCCTGGCCCTTCCTGTTGCAGCTTCCAGGCCACAG GTTCCCTGGATGAGGCATGGGAGGTCTTGGCGACACAGCCATTCTGTCCAAGAGAGTCTGAGGCCTCTGAGACCCAAACCGCTGTCACCCTCCTTGACACCCCTGCATCTTGCCCCCATCCATCTAGGACAGCACAGCAAGAGCAACATCCAGAGAGCCCAGTCCACACAGAGCCACTGGGGATGGAAGGCAGAGGGATGCAGACTCTGGAGAAAGACATGGGTACCCCAAGAGAAACAGCAGAGAGGGTGATCCCTGAGGGAGGGTCACTGCAGAAGGAAACCAAGAAACTGCCCtcggaaggagagagggaagatgcAATGGGAGAGGAAGAATTAATCGGGGCAATACAGGACAGAGAACAAAATCAGGTGTTAGCTAGAGATACTCAGAGCCAAGAATCTGACAAAAAAGTGGAAAGCGCAAGTACTGGAAGGGGAATGGAGACTGTGAAGGTAGAGATCGAGACACCCAAGGAaacacaggagagagagagagaaaagcagacCCTTGCAGGGGAAATATTTGAGAGTGAAGCAGGGAAACTGgtagcagagagagagagtgaggcaGGTGGGTTAGAAGTCAAGGGACCCCAAGAGCTACTGGACAGAGGCCCACAGAGGGGGGAGACAGAGGCGGGGGGCCAGGACCAGAAAGGCCAAGCCTCTGGTCCGCCACCAGAGCCTGGAGCAGGGGCAGGAGACCTTCAGGGACTTGCCTCAGACCTAGTAGCTtctgggagccaggcaggtggAGGAAGGGGAGCCCCAGGGAGCCCCAGGAGGCAGCAGAGAG GTGACTTGAATTGCGAGATGCCACCTGCTGAGAAGGCTTCCAGG GGTGATCAGGAATCCCCAAAAGCTTGTCTGCCTCCTGCAGCGCCTGAAGCCTCAGCCCCACTCCCAAACTCCCTCATCTCTCAGATCCAAAAACATCCCGCACCTCAGTCCCTCCTTTTTCCCTCTCCAGCTCCTTTAGAACTACCCATTCCCAGGACCAGACAAAATGAGAGTCAGGAAGCTCCAGAGACTCCCTTCTCCTCAGAGCTGAACTCTGTCCACCCAGAACCCAAAGTCAGGCCCCAGGGGTCCTCTCCAGTTTCTTCTCTACCCCTTGAGCCTCACCCTACCACCCCCACAGGCCAGCCTATTGCCCTTGAACCCACCTCTGGGGTCTCTCAGAGCAGGACACATAGTTCCTTTGATGTAACTGCCTCATCAGTTGTCCCCACAGCCCTTGCACTGCAGCCATCCACCTCCACAGACCAGCCTGTCACCCCTAAGCCCACACTTCGGGCGCCTCGGGGCAGGGCACATAGGTCTTCTGTCAAAACCCCTGAACCCAATGTCCCCACAGACCAGCCTGTTGCCCCTGAGCTCACAGCTAAGGCCACTCGGGGCAGGGCACAGAG GTCTTCTGCCAAGACTCCTGAACCAATTGTCCCCACAGCCTCTGAACTCCAGCCTGCTGCCCCTAAAGACCAACCTGTTGCTCCTGAGCTCACATCTAGAGCCACTCGGGGCAGGACACAGAGGTCTTCTATTAAGACTTCCAAACCAGATACATCCACAACCCCTGAGCCCCAGCCTTCCACTTCCACAGACCAGCCTGTCACCCCCAAACCCACATCTCGGGCCTCTCGGGGCAGGACACTTAAGTCTTCAGCCAAGACTCCTGAACCAGTTGTTTCCacagcctctgagctccagcctgCTGCCCTCACAGACCAGCCTGTCACTCCTGAGCTCACATCTAGGGCTACTCGGGGCAGGACACAGAGGTCCTCTGTCAAAACCCCTGATCCAGTTACCACCACCACACCTGAGCTCCAGCCTTCCACCTCCACAGACCAGCTTGTTACTCCCAAACCCACATCTCGGGCCCCTCGAGGCAGGACACGTAAGTCGTCTGCCAAGACTCCCGAACCAGTTGTTCCCACAGCTTCTGAGCTCCAGCCTTCTGCCCCTGCAGACCAGCCTGTTGGTCCTTGGACCACTCAGTGTAGAAGACATAGGTCTTCTGTCAAGACCCCGGAACCAGTTGTCCCCACAGTCCCTGAGCCTCATTCTTCCACTTCTAAAGACCAGTCTGTCGTTcttgaacccacatctcaggCCACTCAGAGCCAAACACATAGGTCCTCTGTCAAGACATCCCAGCCAactgaacccacagcccctgacCTCAAACCTTCCTCCCCCACAGATGAGCCTGTCACTCCCAAGGTCATAGCTCAGGGTGGTCCAAGCAGGACACGAAGGTCTTCTACTGCAAGTGCTGTGCTGGTTCCTACTACCCCTGAATTCCAGTCTCCAGTCCCCTCAGAACAGCCTCTTCCCCCTGACCCCATCCCTGAAGTCAACTGCAGCAGGAGGCCGAGGGCCACTAGGAAACAAGGGTCTCCCACAGCTCATGTTCATGAGCCCTGCACCACACCCCCTGAACCTAGCTCCCGCTCCTCAAGGAACCAAAGACGAGGGGCAGTGAAAGCAGCCAAGCCCCTTAGCACCATTCCTGAGCCTGCCTTTGCCCAGCTTCCCGAGGCACCGCCTCACACTCCCCAGATGCcagaggaggaggcagcagaTGGCTCAGGCTTCACCCCAGAGCCCCAGCCTAAGGCCTCTCAAAACCGCAAGAGGCCTTCAGCTACTGCACATTCACCTCCACTTCAAAAACGGCTCCAGAGAGGGAAAGTCCCTCAGAAGGCAGCATCCCttaaggaagaagaagaaaatccagCAGCGAGGCCGAGGAAGGAAGAG GGTGTAGTGATTCCAGGTCCaggcaagagaaagagagagcagaCAGAGGAGGAGTCCCAGGGAAGACTGAGCCGCAGCCTGCGACGGACCAAACCTATCCAGGAGTCCACGGCCCCCAAA GTGCTCTTCACGGGCGTGGTGGATGCTCGCGGAGAGAGGACGGTGCTGGCCCTGGGGGGCAGTCTGGCTAGCTCAGTGGCTGAGGCTTCTCACCTGGTGACTGATCGGATCCGCCGGACGGTCAAGTTCCTGTGTGCCCTGGGCCGGGGCATCCCCATCCTCTCCCTGGCCTGGCTGCATGAG TCCCGCAAGGCAGGCTGCTTCTTGCCCCCGGACGAATATTTGGTGACTGATCCTGAGCAGGAGAAGAACTTCGGCTT
- the MDC1 gene encoding mediator of DNA damage checkpoint protein 1 isoform X3, giving the protein MEDTQVLNWEVEEEEQVEESPTESVGYSLEPLGQLHIFSSSYGPEKDFPLYLGKNMIGRMPDCSVALPFSSISKQHAVIEISAWDKAPVLRDCGSLNGTQILRPPKVLGPGVSHRLRDRELILFADLPCQYHRLDVPRPFVSRGPLTVEETPRIQGGTQTPRLLLAEDSEEEADSLLHKCVVKRARTSLATVVPESDEEGPSPAPDGPGPPSAFNLNSDTDEEESQESGAGDASSAARRGTTAETEQPEPVTAEVQIEKDQCSVKERNRDTEIKRDVRTGVVPIGVILERSQPSGEGSDTDLSDESGPPRRLAGVRPKRACNFIDSDTDGEDEGIPATPAVVPMKERQTFHEAGTQSPQAPGVARRQESPADGDTDIEEGEAPPDRSQASMVIDSNTDDEEEVSAALTLARLRESQAGKWNRDPDAEEDRAQPVALLERSQASAGGDSDTDVEEEGLPVERRGMVPKGHMDREYSKKSQHPPRDSDTEGKEDESSPGVYLERSQASAQVEDKVSLGPAVALPEKRQVRGIVWTHHTDAEAEGGPAQLPVLQSLEEAQLPLAGDCEPDAENTSSAAAGVRKSQLPVEKDAGTTWAAAVPEQDRALATRTQGGSSTAPGEQDLLPASRENLADLVVDTGTPGEPPPQREGAQPTTGREREAHGNRATDSGENLHDSEDLDLPATQCFVDKENQSLEAVPSMEDEPTQAFLFPLPQEPGPSCCSFQATGSLDEAWEVLATQPFCPRESEASETQTAVTLLDTPASCPHPSRTAQQEQHPESPVHTEPLGMEGRGMQTLEKDMGTPRETAERVIPEGGSLQKETKKLPSEGEREDAMGEEELIGAIQDREQNQVLARDTQSQESDKKVESASTGRGMETVKVEIETPKETQEREREKQTLAGEIFESEAGKLVAERESEAGGLEVKGPQELLDRGPQRGETEAGGQDQKGQASGPPPEPGAGAGDLQGLASDLVASGSQAGGGRGAPGSPRRQQRGDLNCEMPPAEKASRGDQESPKACLPPAAPEASAPLPNSLISQIQKHPAPQSLLFPSPAPLELPIPRTRQNESQEAPETPFSSELNSVHPEPKVRPQGSSPVSSLPLEPHPTTPTGQPIALEPTSGVSQSRTHSSFDVTASSVVPTALALQPSTSTDQPVTPKPTLRAPRGRAHRSSVKTPEPNVPTDQPVAPELTAKATRGRAQRSSVKTPKPDNPTTPQPQPSTSTDRPVTPKPTSRGRTPRSSAKTPEPIVPTASELQPAAPKDQPVAPELTSRATRGRTQRSSIKTSKPDTSTTPEPQPSTSTDQPVTPKPTSRASRGRTLKSSAKTPEPVVSTASELQPAALTDQPVTPELTSRATRGRTQRSSVKTPDPVTTTTPELQPSTSTDQLVTPKPTSRAPRGRTRKSSAKTPEPVVPTASELQPSAPADQPVGPWTTQCRRHRSSVKTPEPVVPTVPEPHSSTSKDQSVVLEPTSQATQSQTHRSSVKTSQPTEPTAPDLKPSSPTDEPVTPKVIAQGGPSRTRRSSTASAVLVPTTPEFQSPVPSEQPLPPDPIPEVNCSRRPRATRKQGSPTAHVHEPCTTPPEPSSRSSRNQRRGAVKAAKPLSTIPEPAFAQLPEAPPHTPQMPEEEAADGSGFTPEPQPKASQNRKRPSATAHSPPLQKRLQRGKVPQKAASLKEEEENPAARPRKEEGVVIPGPGKRKREQTEEESQGRLSRSLRRTKPIQESTAPKVLFTGVVDARGERTVLALGGSLASSVAEASHLVTDRIRRTVKFLCALGRGIPILSLAWLHESRKAGCFLPPDEYLVTDPEQEKNFGFSLREALSRARERRLLEGYEIHVTPGVQPPPPQMGEIITCCGGTILASMPRSYKPQRVVITCSQDFPRCAIPYRVGLPILSPEFLLTGVLKQEVKPEAFAFSTVEMSST; this is encoded by the exons ATGGAAGACACCCAGGTTTTAAACTGGGAAGTTGAAGAAGAGGAGCAGGTTGAAGAGAGCCCCACTGAATCTGTGGGGTATAGCTTGGAGCCCCTAGGGCAGCTGCATATCTTCAGTAGTTCCTATGGACCGGAAAAAG ACTTCCCACTCTACCTCGGGAAGAACATGATAGGCCGAATGCCTGATTGCTCTGTGGCCCTGCCCTTTTCATCCATCTCCAAACAACATGCAGTGATTGAAATCTCTGCCTGGGACAAGGCGCCTGTTCTCCGGGATTGTGGGAGCCTCAATGGCACTCAAATCCTGCGGCCTCCTAAGGTCCTGGGCCCTGGGGTGAGTCATCGTTTGCGGGACCGGGAGTTGATTCTCTTTGCTGACTTGCCCTGCCAGTACCATCGCTTGGATGTCCCCCGGCCTTTTGTCTCCCGGGGCCCTCTAACTGTAGAGGAGACACCCAGGATACAGGGAGGAACTCAAACCCCCAGGCTTCTGTTGGCTGAGGACTCAGAGGAAGAAGCAG ATTCCCTTTTGCACAAGTGTGTGGTGAAAAGAGCAAGGACCTCTTTGGCAACAGTCGTTCCAGAGAG TGATGAAGAAGGGCCTTCCCCTGCCCCAGATGGGCCTGGGCCACCTTCTGCCTTCAACTTGAACAGCGACACAGATGAGGAAGAAAGTCAGGAATCAGGAGCAGGAGATGCCTCTTCAGCTGCCAGAAGAGGTACCACTGCAGAGACAGAACAGCCTGAACCTGTCACAGCCGAAGTCCAGATTGAGAAGGATCAGTGTTCTGTGAAGGAGAGGAACAGGGACACAGAAATCAAGAGGGATGTGAGGACTGGGGTTGTTCCGATTGGAGTGATTCTGGAGAGGAGCCAGCCTTCTGGGGAGGGCAGTGACACAGATctaagtgatgagagtgggcctCCAAGAAGGCTTGCTGGGGTCCGTCCGAAAAGGGCCTGTAACTTCATAGACAGTGATACCGATGGGGAGGATGAGGGGATCCCTGCTACCCCAGCAGTGGTTCCCATGAAGGAGAGGCAGACCTTCCACGAAGCTGGTACACAGAGCCCCCAGGCACCTGGTGTGGCACGTCGGCAGGAGAGCCCAGCTGATGGTGATACAGATATAGAGGAGGGGGAGGCCCCCCCGGACAGAAGCCAAGCCTCCATGGTGATCGACAGCAATACAGACGATGAGGAGGAAGTCTCGGCAGCACTGACATTGGCACGTCTAAGAGAGAGCCAGGCTGGTAAGTGGAACCGAGATCCAGATGCAGAAGAGGACAGGGCTCAACCAGTGGCCCTTCTGGAGCGAAGCCAGGCCTCTGCTGGGGGAGACAGTGACACAGATGTGGAGGAAGAGGGGCTCCCAGTGGAAAGGAGGGGAATGGTTCCCAAGGGTCACATGGACAGGGAATATTCAAAAAAGAGCCAGCATCCTCCCAGGGACAGTGATACAGAGGGGAAGGAAGATGAGAGCTCACCGGGGGTCTACCTGGAGAGAAGCCAGGCCTCTGCACAAGTGGAGGACAAGGTCTCACTGGGGCCAGCTGTTGCACTTCCGGAGAAGCGTCAGGTACGAGGCATAGTGTGGACACATCACACCGATGCGGAGGCAGAAGGGGGCCCGGCACAGCTGCCTGTGCTGCAAAGCCTAGAGGAAGCCCAGCTTCCTCTAGCTGGGGACTGTGAACCAGACGCGGAGAACACATCCTCAGCAGCGGCAGGTGTCAGAAAGAGCCAGCTTCCGGTGGAAAAAGATGCTGGGACCACGTGGGCCGCAGCCGTTCCTGAACAGGACAGAGCACTTGCCACCAGGACCCAGGGTGGGTCATCCACAGCACCAGGGGAGCAGGACCTTCTCCCGGCCTCAAGGGAAAACCTGGCAGATCTGGTGGTGGACACAGGCACTCCAGGGGAGCCCCCACCGCAGAGAGAGGGGGCCCAGCCCACCacaggaagggagagagaagcaCATGGGAATAGGGCCACAGACTCTGGAGAGAACCTCCACG ATTCTGAAGATCTGGACCTACCAGCTACCCAGTGCTTTGTAGACAAAGAGAATCAGAGCCTGGAAG CAGTCCCCAGCATGGAGGATGAGCCCACCCAGGCCTTCCTATTTCCTCTGCCCCAAGAGCCTGGCCCTTCCTGTTGCAGCTTCCAGGCCACAG GTTCCCTGGATGAGGCATGGGAGGTCTTGGCGACACAGCCATTCTGTCCAAGAGAGTCTGAGGCCTCTGAGACCCAAACCGCTGTCACCCTCCTTGACACCCCTGCATCTTGCCCCCATCCATCTAGGACAGCACAGCAAGAGCAACATCCAGAGAGCCCAGTCCACACAGAGCCACTGGGGATGGAAGGCAGAGGGATGCAGACTCTGGAGAAAGACATGGGTACCCCAAGAGAAACAGCAGAGAGGGTGATCCCTGAGGGAGGGTCACTGCAGAAGGAAACCAAGAAACTGCCCtcggaaggagagagggaagatgcAATGGGAGAGGAAGAATTAATCGGGGCAATACAGGACAGAGAACAAAATCAGGTGTTAGCTAGAGATACTCAGAGCCAAGAATCTGACAAAAAAGTGGAAAGCGCAAGTACTGGAAGGGGAATGGAGACTGTGAAGGTAGAGATCGAGACACCCAAGGAaacacaggagagagagagagaaaagcagacCCTTGCAGGGGAAATATTTGAGAGTGAAGCAGGGAAACTGgtagcagagagagagagtgaggcaGGTGGGTTAGAAGTCAAGGGACCCCAAGAGCTACTGGACAGAGGCCCACAGAGGGGGGAGACAGAGGCGGGGGGCCAGGACCAGAAAGGCCAAGCCTCTGGTCCGCCACCAGAGCCTGGAGCAGGGGCAGGAGACCTTCAGGGACTTGCCTCAGACCTAGTAGCTtctgggagccaggcaggtggAGGAAGGGGAGCCCCAGGGAGCCCCAGGAGGCAGCAGAGAG GTGACTTGAATTGCGAGATGCCACCTGCTGAGAAGGCTTCCAGG GGTGATCAGGAATCCCCAAAAGCTTGTCTGCCTCCTGCAGCGCCTGAAGCCTCAGCCCCACTCCCAAACTCCCTCATCTCTCAGATCCAAAAACATCCCGCACCTCAGTCCCTCCTTTTTCCCTCTCCAGCTCCTTTAGAACTACCCATTCCCAGGACCAGACAAAATGAGAGTCAGGAAGCTCCAGAGACTCCCTTCTCCTCAGAGCTGAACTCTGTCCACCCAGAACCCAAAGTCAGGCCCCAGGGGTCCTCTCCAGTTTCTTCTCTACCCCTTGAGCCTCACCCTACCACCCCCACAGGCCAGCCTATTGCCCTTGAACCCACCTCTGGGGTCTCTCAGAGCAGGACACATAGTTCCTTTGATGTAACTGCCTCATCAGTTGTCCCCACAGCCCTTGCACTGCAGCCATCCACCTCCACAGACCAGCCTGTCACCCCTAAGCCCACACTTCGGGCGCCTCGGGGCAGGGCACATAGGTCTTCTGTCAAAACCCCTGAACCCAATGTCCCCACAGACCAGCCTGTTGCCCCTGAGCTCACAGCTAAGGCCACTCGGGGCAGGGCACAGAGGTCTTCTGTCAAGACTCCCAAACCAGATAACCCCACaacaccccagccccagccttcCACTTCCACAGACCGGCCTGTCACCCCCAAACCCACATCTCGGGGCAGGACACCTAGGTCTTCTGCCAAGACTCCTGAACCAATTGTCCCCACAGCCTCTGAACTCCAGCCTGCTGCCCCTAAAGACCAACCTGTTGCTCCTGAGCTCACATCTAGAGCCACTCGGGGCAGGACACAGAGGTCTTCTATTAAGACTTCCAAACCAGATACATCCACAACCCCTGAGCCCCAGCCTTCCACTTCCACAGACCAGCCTGTCACCCCCAAACCCACATCTCGGGCCTCTCGGGGCAGGACACTTAAGTCTTCAGCCAAGACTCCTGAACCAGTTGTTTCCacagcctctgagctccagcctgCTGCCCTCACAGACCAGCCTGTCACTCCTGAGCTCACATCTAGGGCTACTCGGGGCAGGACACAGAGGTCCTCTGTCAAAACCCCTGATCCAGTTACCACCACCACACCTGAGCTCCAGCCTTCCACCTCCACAGACCAGCTTGTTACTCCCAAACCCACATCTCGGGCCCCTCGAGGCAGGACACGTAAGTCGTCTGCCAAGACTCCCGAACCAGTTGTTCCCACAGCTTCTGAGCTCCAGCCTTCTGCCCCTGCAGACCAGCCTGTTGGTCCTTGGACCACTCAGTGTAGAAGACATAGGTCTTCTGTCAAGACCCCGGAACCAGTTGTCCCCACAGTCCCTGAGCCTCATTCTTCCACTTCTAAAGACCAGTCTGTCGTTcttgaacccacatctcaggCCACTCAGAGCCAAACACATAGGTCCTCTGTCAAGACATCCCAGCCAactgaacccacagcccctgacCTCAAACCTTCCTCCCCCACAGATGAGCCTGTCACTCCCAAGGTCATAGCTCAGGGTGGTCCAAGCAGGACACGAAGGTCTTCTACTGCAAGTGCTGTGCTGGTTCCTACTACCCCTGAATTCCAGTCTCCAGTCCCCTCAGAACAGCCTCTTCCCCCTGACCCCATCCCTGAAGTCAACTGCAGCAGGAGGCCGAGGGCCACTAGGAAACAAGGGTCTCCCACAGCTCATGTTCATGAGCCCTGCACCACACCCCCTGAACCTAGCTCCCGCTCCTCAAGGAACCAAAGACGAGGGGCAGTGAAAGCAGCCAAGCCCCTTAGCACCATTCCTGAGCCTGCCTTTGCCCAGCTTCCCGAGGCACCGCCTCACACTCCCCAGATGCcagaggaggaggcagcagaTGGCTCAGGCTTCACCCCAGAGCCCCAGCCTAAGGCCTCTCAAAACCGCAAGAGGCCTTCAGCTACTGCACATTCACCTCCACTTCAAAAACGGCTCCAGAGAGGGAAAGTCCCTCAGAAGGCAGCATCCCttaaggaagaagaagaaaatccagCAGCGAGGCCGAGGAAGGAAGAG GGTGTAGTGATTCCAGGTCCaggcaagagaaagagagagcagaCAGAGGAGGAGTCCCAGGGAAGACTGAGCCGCAGCCTGCGACGGACCAAACCTATCCAGGAGTCCACGGCCCCCAAA GTGCTCTTCACGGGCGTGGTGGATGCTCGCGGAGAGAGGACGGTGCTGGCCCTGGGGGGCAGTCTGGCTAGCTCAGTGGCTGAGGCTTCTCACCTGGTGACTGATCGGATCCGCCGGACGGTCAAGTTCCTGTGTGCCCTGGGCCGGGGCATCCCCATCCTCTCCCTGGCCTGGCTGCATGAG TCCCGCAAGGCAGGCTGCTTCTTGCCCCCGGACGAATATTTGGTGACTGATCCTGAGCAGGAGAAGAACTTCGGCTT